One Oncorhynchus keta strain PuntledgeMale-10-30-2019 chromosome 23, Oket_V2, whole genome shotgun sequence DNA segment encodes these proteins:
- the c23h14orf119 gene encoding uncharacterized protein C14orf119 homolog — MTISSITHTSNWTKAYSVGWGDLLRATSLVVRVWKHKDLIFHIGQKQKMSWFFHVNQGSNQQPPVMMPPAAGALSSNAHYPTISSNTLDTANTAGQGWLCTQSSSSSPSLADFPSVPQGLVPPSLENLSCTSLKSAAGREPLPLSYVTLQEQRCVLSWFLSWSTAQRERFLQDLLGKAVPGKVCTLLESLNTLQVKDSPPNIFECQLRLWTQWFESWNEEERNSFLHILEEREPIFVAHFYRGVAGTAGRD, encoded by the exons ATGACTATCAGTTCTATTACACATACAAGTAATTGGACGAAGGCGTATTCTGTGGGGTGGGGAGATTTGTTAAGAGCCACGTCGCTTGTGGTACGGGTTTGGAAGCATAAGGACCTTATCTTTCATATAGGCCAAAAACAAAAG ATGTCCTGGTTCTTCCATGTCAATCAAGGCTCAAACCAGCAGCCCCCTGTCATGATGCCCCCAGCTGCTGGTGCCCTGTCTAGCAACGCACACTATCCGACAATCAGTAGCAACACACTGGATACAGCTAACACTGCTGGGCAGGGTTGGCTCTGCACACAGTCCAGTTCGTCTTCACCCAGCCTGGCAGACTTTCCATCAGTACCACAGGGTTTAGTGCCTCCCAGCTTGGAGAACCTATCTTGTACCTCTCTGAAGTCAGCGGCAGGCAGAGAGCCCCTACCACTCTCCTACGTAACTCTTCAGGAGCAGCGTTGTGTATTGAGCTGGTTCTTGAGCTGGAGCACTGCCCAGAGGGAAAGGTTTCTGCAGGACCTGTTGGGGAAAGCTGTGCCAGGGAAAGTGTGTACCCTCCTCGAGTCGCTCAATACGCTACAG GTTAAGGACAGCCCACCAAATATTTTTGAGTGCCAACTGCGCCTCTGGACCCAATGGTTTGAGTCatggaatgaggaggagaggaacagtttCCTGCACATTCTAGAAGAGAGAGAACCAATCTTTGTTGCCCACTTTTACAGAGGTGTAGCTGGGACAGCAGGCAGGGATTGA